One stretch of Harmonia axyridis chromosome 1, icHarAxyr1.1, whole genome shotgun sequence DNA includes these proteins:
- the LOC123688981 gene encoding skp1-related protein-like encodes MTTNMNNKEMKIIRNDSRNDEEEKSPNNILIYLKSADGAVFRVPAKILRCSNTLNSMFEHSDQKDELDVIKLPLINANILQLIICWAKRHHSDPIISDELDEMRSQALRDENEFRFEDLHTIVGLCRAANYLDIKRLFNVTCKIIASLISGKSPQELKKMFDFIRQD; translated from the exons ATGACGACGAATATGAATAAtaaggaaatgaaaattattagaaACGACAGTAGAAATGATGAAGAGGAGAAATCACCAAAC AACAttcttatatatttgaaatcagctGATGGGGCTGTCTTCAGAGTACCTGCAAAAATATTGAGATGTTCAAATACCCTTAATTCCATGTTTGAACACTCAGATCAAAAAGATGAACTTGATGTGATTAAGTTACCTTTAATTAATGCAAACATTTTGCAATTAATTATCTGTTGGGCCAAACGACACCATTCGGATCCAATAATTTCAGATGAATTGGATGAAATGAGGAGCCAAGCACTTCGAGATGAAAATGAATTCAGATTTGAAGATTTACACACAATAGTGGGCCTCTGTAGGGCAGCCAATTATCTAGACATAAAAAGATTGTTCAACGTCACTTGTAAAATTATCGCCAGTTTGATCAGTGGAAAAAGCCCCCAAGAATTAAAGAAAATGTTCGATTTTATAAGACAGGATTGA
- the LOC123688982 gene encoding S-phase kinase-associated protein 1-like isoform X1, giving the protein MNPDNNEVRRETTIVTIESIPKRFADDSFNQQEMNPEKNEVETTPTNTAESTPMSANPPSNPQASQKETPEEKVRVHDKKLLHLQSSDGISFSVPVEITRISTTLYDMVENLGLDDEVVILPIIEGNILSRIIEWAERYEFDPVLIENLRDVRPLSNWNDREFVNYEATTLLQLCKAADYLDIKGLYDVTSKAMSKHLDGKNFDEVMEILERSKWEAFQESKPRIL; this is encoded by the exons ATGAATCCCGATAATAATGAAGTTCGAAGGGAAACTACAATTGTTACAATTGAAAGTATACCAAAGAGGTTCGCTGATGACAGTTTTAACCAGCAAGAAATGAACCCTGAGAAAAATGAAGTTGAAACAACCCCAACAAATACAGCTGAAAGTACACCAATGAGTGCCAATCCTCCGAGCAATCCTCAAGCTAGTCAAAAGGAAACACCGGAAGAAAAAGTAAGGGTGCACGAT aaaaaattactgCATTTACAATCATCAGATGGAATAAGTTTCTCAGTGCCTGTAGAAATCACAAGAATATCGACCACACTCTATGACATGGTGGAAAACTTGGGGTTAGACGATGAAGTGGTCATCCTACCTATAATTGAGGGTAATATATTGAGCAGAATAATTGAGTGGGCAGAGCGTTACGAATTTGATCCGGTATTAATAGAAAACCTTAGAGATGTGAGACCATTGTCCAATTGGAATGATAGAGAATTTGTCAATTACGAAGCTACCACCTTGTTACAACTGTGCAAAGCAGCGGATTATTTAGATATAAAAGGATTGTATGACGTAACTTCTAAAGCAATGTCAAAACATCTGGACGGTAAAAACTTCGATGAAGTAATGGAAATATTAGAGAGGTCAAAGTGGGAAGCTTTTCAGGAATCTAAGCCTAGAATATTATAA
- the LOC123688982 gene encoding S-phase kinase-associated protein 1-like isoform X2, whose translation MNPDNNEVRRETTIVTIESIPKRFADDSFNQQEMNPEKNEVETTPTNTAESTPMSANPPSNPQASQKETPEEKKKLLHLQSSDGISFSVPVEITRISTTLYDMVENLGLDDEVVILPIIEGNILSRIIEWAERYEFDPVLIENLRDVRPLSNWNDREFVNYEATTLLQLCKAADYLDIKGLYDVTSKAMSKHLDGKNFDEVMEILERSKWEAFQESKPRIL comes from the exons ATGAATCCCGATAATAATGAAGTTCGAAGGGAAACTACAATTGTTACAATTGAAAGTATACCAAAGAGGTTCGCTGATGACAGTTTTAACCAGCAAGAAATGAACCCTGAGAAAAATGAAGTTGAAACAACCCCAACAAATACAGCTGAAAGTACACCAATGAGTGCCAATCCTCCGAGCAATCCTCAAGCTAGTCAAAAGGAAACACCGGAAGAAAAA aaaaaattactgCATTTACAATCATCAGATGGAATAAGTTTCTCAGTGCCTGTAGAAATCACAAGAATATCGACCACACTCTATGACATGGTGGAAAACTTGGGGTTAGACGATGAAGTGGTCATCCTACCTATAATTGAGGGTAATATATTGAGCAGAATAATTGAGTGGGCAGAGCGTTACGAATTTGATCCGGTATTAATAGAAAACCTTAGAGATGTGAGACCATTGTCCAATTGGAATGATAGAGAATTTGTCAATTACGAAGCTACCACCTTGTTACAACTGTGCAAAGCAGCGGATTATTTAGATATAAAAGGATTGTATGACGTAACTTCTAAAGCAATGTCAAAACATCTGGACGGTAAAAACTTCGATGAAGTAATGGAAATATTAGAGAGGTCAAAGTGGGAAGCTTTTCAGGAATCTAAGCCTAGAATATTATAA